The Streptomyces sp. NBC_00775 genome includes the window TGTTCGGGGCTCGGCCCGCAGGGGCGAGGAGAAGCAAGAGCTTCGCCGGTGAGGAGCCAACGACGATGAAAGCTGCAGTGCCCTGCTATTACCACCTCGACGTGGAGGTCAGCCCGGAAAGGGTCGGGCAGGTCAGGCGCATTCTGGCCGCGCACCTCCGGTACTGGAATCTGGAAAATCTCGTCGAGTCCGTCTGCCACTGCGCCGAGGCGCTGCTCCATACGATCGAGGAGCACGCGGCGGACAAGAACACGACCATCGAGATGTGGTGGAACGGCCAGCACCTCATCGCGGCCGTCTCGGACAACAGCCAGGACATCCGCCCGCACAACGCGCCGCAGGGCTGCCTCGCGCAGATCGCCGCGCTCAGTGACGGCTGGGGCTGCTGCGCCACCGGCGCCGGCGGCAAGATCATCTGGTTCTCGTGGCGGGCCCGGGCCGCGGAACGCGCCCCGCTGGTCCCGGCCGCACCCGCGCCCAGCCTGCGCGAGGCGCGACAGGCGCCTCGCGAGGTACCGCTGCCGGAGCCGGCGTTCGCAGGCCCCCTCGACGAGAAGGAGGCTGCCGTCGCCGTCGGGTGATCCCATGACGGCAGCTACGCGGTCACCGCCATCAGCGGACGCTGTGACGGCACCGCGGCCGTGATCGCCGTACGGTGATCACGTGCGCACCTGGAACGGGCGCCCCTATCCACTGGGCGCGACATACGACGGCGAAGGAACCAACTTCGCCCTGTTCACCGAAGTCGCCGAACGCGTCGATCTCGTCCTGATCGGCGCGTCCGGCGTGTCCGGCGACTTTCGTACGGTCACGCTGACCGAGGTCGACGGCTTCGTGTGGCACTGCTACCTCCCCGGCGTCGGCCCGGGGCAGCGCTACGGCTACCGGGTGCACGGCCCCTGGGACCCGGCCGCCGGCCACCGGTGCAATCCGGCGAAACTGCTGCTCGACCCGTACGCCAGGGCGGTCGACGGACAGGCCGACAACGACGCCTCGCTCTTCGAGCAGACACCCGACGGGC containing:
- a CDS encoding pep a2, translated to MKAAVPCYYHLDVEVSPERVGQVRRILAAHLRYWNLENLVESVCHCAEALLHTIEEHAADKNTTIEMWWNGQHLIAAVSDNSQDIRPHNAPQGCLAQIAALSDGWGCCATGAGGKIIWFSWRARAAERAPLVPAAPAPSLREARQAPREVPLPEPAFAGPLDEKEAAVAVG